In Phoenix dactylifera cultivar Barhee BC4 chromosome 1, palm_55x_up_171113_PBpolish2nd_filt_p, whole genome shotgun sequence, the genomic stretch CATGACATCCTCATCTAAAGgcccaaatccattcaaatctaatcacaaacaccatgatcggTCTGTGATTAGCTCTCATGAACCCATACTACAGTGTCCCCCAGCCCACATAAGTTATTTGttacaacccaggacctcatccgAAAAGATTAGCCGGAAggtgttatttgggttctttagcTCTGTAGAAGTATCCAATATCTACTCAGTGCATAGGTAATATGGGACTATATACACGACCGTGAGGATTCTCACACCTAAAGAGGCCCAAGATTCAATTTCTAGCAGAGATTTCCCCATGGTATTtctcaagggaaaaaaaaagaataaaatagaaaagtagAAGCAACTCTTGAAGAAACCCATGGTATCATCTAAAATTTTCCTTATCTTAGTGACATGGTTGCATTTAGGGAACTTCTTGCCCTACAGGTTAGTCCATGGTATATATGATTTGATATTTTTAATtccaattttaatttatttattttgtctaCTAATAGCTGTATTTATGATTGTTGAGTAGTATTGACTGATGATTTTTTTGCCACCCTTCTTTTAACTAGTCCCGGCACTCCGCATGCGAAGGCTAACTCAAGTTCGACAGACCAACTTATTTGTACAATGCATATTCGTTAGGGTTTAATCCATAAAAGGACTCATAAAAAGATTGTGCTAGGCCTGGCAAGCACTAGTTCATATCTAACTCCTTAACTTGTATGCAATATTAACATTCCCTAGCGGGTTATCCATAAAATTAGACCAAAAGCTCGAAGCAGCCTCGGCAATCTGTCTGCCGAGACAAGTTCGAACTTAACGCGAGAACTTTTATGTAAGTCCTCCGATGATAAACTACAACAGCGTCTCCTAACTTTTTGATACTTTAATTATTCAGATAGCTCTGCTATTTTTTGCACATCATTAATTGCTATTCTTTAGCTTGAAGAGttgacattattttcaaaaataaaattcaaagtagaaGCAGCTCCAATCACGCACTTTAATCATCTAAAATTAGTCTATGTGTTAGTCCATGGTATATGACTAGTAgtgtttattttttctattttttctgcTCATATATTTGTACATATTGTTACTGATTAATATTGACTGATGGTTCTATTAGCACCCATCTTTGAAACTAGTCTCGGCGCTCTGCATGACGGGACTAGTTCAAATTCAGCAGACTAACTTGTTCATAATGATCACATTCATTAGGGTTTAAGCCTTTaacaattaagaaaaaaataatagacaTAAACAATACTACAACAAATCTTATAGCATTAGCTCCAATCAGTTATTTGGATCCTACCATCAACTGGTAGCTAGCAAATGCCAAGTGTTTGAGGAAAAAGTAAGcaacttttaaaaaataaccaggaattatatatatatatatatatatatatatatatatatatatatatatatatatatattatatattgttCGATTCTGTCCTATGCATATATTACAAACAGAAAAAATCACACCTAAGATAAAGAAAGGTACTGCATGTATAGAGCAAACCGAAAAAATCATTTAGAACCACCTTGTACAATTGAGTGCAGGGGCACAAACAGAATGGAAACCAGGAGCTAAGAAACTTAACAGAACCAAAAAGTTACTGAATAACAAAGAGATTAAAGAATTACACCTCCAGAAAAGCACAGAAAATCTAATATGGAAACACATAGAACACACATGCATGCGTGcgcagagacagagagagagagagagagagagagaaaggggggggggaggggagagaaagggggggggggggggggaggggagagaaaggggggggggggggggaggggagggggagagagagagagagagcataagTGTTAGAACTTAATGTGGCTCAGTGGAGAAGCACATATAAACAGGCCTAAAACAAATGGGTGACAAAAATCAGACAAGAAGGACAGAGAAGAAActactaagaaaaaaaaaactgttgaaTGTTATTGAAAACGAATTAAAGAAAGACTCTTGGATTTTTATGATTAATACAAAATTACATGCAGCCTCCTAAAAGGTTGAAAGAATTTTATGCAAGTCAAGGGtctcttaaagtttttttcttaAGGGGTCCAAATTGGCATTTAAATGTTTTTGAATCCCTCCTTATTCATGAAGTCACCTTTTTTTAAGGTAAACAATTAGATGTCCTATTCTGaacaataaagaaagaaaatagatcCTAaggttatataaataaaaattaattgcaTAATACTGACATATCAATTtagtatatatctaaaataagagCCCGTCAAATCTTCTCAAAGATTATTATACCAAAATCCATCAAAACTATAAGCCAATTGATCCTTAGAAAAGAAATTGCCAGTGCTTTCTTTTCATTACCTTATCATGAGATATGAAATAAGTATAAGCCTTTGGCCAATTTCTAAAATGCAAAGGAACTCAGATTCATTATGAAACGAGGCATAGACCTCATGGATTTTCCTGAAAGatttaaaaaatctaaaaagaaCACATCAAAAGAAGGGCAGGGTACGGAAAATAGGTGTTGTCGTACACTTGGTTATATGTGACCTAGGACTGATCCTATTGGTAACATCTCTCTGCTTGGCAATTAGAAGTCTCTCTCTATATCtcttttaaaaagaagaagacctCCTAGTGCAAGAGGTTCCTACCACTCCAAGGTCTTGGGAGTGTCAGACGTACGCAGCCTTACCTCCGCATGTGAAAAGATTGTTTTCATGTCTTGAACCCATAATACCTAGGTTGCAGAAACTTTTGTCAAGATCACAAACTACAATGCCCGATGAAAACTGTCATTGTAGACCAACATATATTTTACATCATTAAGTTTGAAACATGAGTCTAGATACAATAATCAAACAAGAATTAAAGTGAGGTGGTTGATGATATCAACTGTTTTACACTACTGTGGATGGAAGTATTTTGCCTttggaaaaggaagaagatcctAGTTTTCAAAAATGCCTATCCCAGACACCTGATTTTTCAGTtctactttatttttcttttttctccttttcaacCTACTGCTAGTCCTGGCCCATACACCAGGACCTTTTGTTCTTAATGCATTGGCAGGTTTGTGGCGTAAGTTTCAATTTATTGACAAATGGTTTGAAGTGCTTCTTCCCATCTTTATTAACAATTGGTTTTATAAGCTTTTTCCCATCTTTGGCATAAAAAAGGGCATGAATGAGAAAACTCCAAGCCTAATGTGCATGCCTCCTCTCATATTACAACAAGACATCAGTCATAATTAGTCTACTAGACATAAATTCACACAAACCTCTCTTATGATATTTATAACTTGCCTTGTATCATTTTTCATAAGCCTCAAGGCATTTTGCAAGAGCCTTGAGCATGACATGAAAAACTTAACTAAAGCTTTTTAAAAATgcctcattaaaaaaaaagaaaaataaaaagaatcctCCACATTATATTTGCCTTCTATAAACAACAGTATTTGAGCAAATTTCCATTACAAGATGGAAGGTAAATTCTGACAATCCTTCTCCATGAGAACATAACAGAATTAATAGATATGATCAAAGAACATAATCTTTTAACGGCAACCATTTGCAATAAGATTCAACAATGATACAAAAACCAAGCATTTGTTCCCATGATGTTATTTAGCCTCCGCTAATTGGTGGAATAATTGCTAACTCATCACTGTTTCTCAAAACTGTTGATTCTGGAGCATACTCTTCATTCAGTGCCACAACCATGGAGTTATATATTTCCTCTAATTTCGGAAACTTATTTAAAAGCTTACTCATACAGTCTCGGGCTGTGCTTCGTGGTGGCATTAGAAGAGATATATCAGTCAATCCAGTAAGTTCTCGAGCTCTCGCAAAGAAGAGGACCTTAACCTGGATCAATGGACCCACTTCCATCTCCGCCATGTCGCTTGTTTTCTGCATCTTGATCACTTCAACAGCTTTATTAGCATCACAAGCATCTGGTTGCATAAATTTAAAGAAGCAACATTAAAGTTGGTAACTTTATCATGTTTCAATCTGATATATCACTAACTTTAAAGAAGAAACATTAAAGTGGATAACTTTCTCATGTTTCAGTCCGTTATATAACTAAATCCATGAACCACGACCTAATAATCCAGATGAAAAAAGGATTAAAAGATCCTACAGCCCAGACAAAGGTCCAGAAGTTAAAACAAAAGCCTGGAATTCATATAATCAAGAACTATCTAACAGAAAGGAAGCTAAAAGATCAGTATAAGAATCACCAAATTGCTTGCACGGATAAATTCCCAATAAAATACGggaacaaaacaaaaaatgaagCTAACGGGCAATCAAGATAGATAGAAAAATCTGGAGGCGAGTtacaagataaaaaaaaattgttaaaaAGACCGTAAAACTGACTGGAAATCAGAAATCAAATGAAAACCCTATAATCCACCGGAAATTCGAAAATCAAATGGAAACCCTAGAATTCGATGGAGACTGGAAACCAAAATGAGAAACTTGATATAGGGGAGAAGGGAAAGACATGGAACCGAAAAACCTAGAATTTGAGCTGAGATAATAGGATAAAAATCTCACCTTTGGATTCTTCTGCCATGGACGCAACCTCCCTCGCTCTTGAAAAGGGGGAATAACCGATGTGATATTTAAATCACGCATATAGCCTTTGTTCCGGTACTCCGCTAGCCGGGTCTAAGTTgagtataatatttatattcgtAAAAGTACTCCTATAAAGCTCGGGCTAGTACGTCCCACTTATATGTAATTTTTATATGATCGAGGGAGTAAACAATAAAAGTACTCCCATGTAATTCCCACAAGTGCTCCTATCAATGGAACGTTTTAAATATAGCTCCATTTAAAGAGAAAAAATTACAAACACCTCCCTTAGTTTTTCGGTTGGCTCTCTCCATTTCACCCAACTTCGCGTGCCCCTTTTTCTGGGATTCGATTTAGGGCTTTTTCGATGCATTGGAAGGTACAAAATTATCCATTCTAGAGttttctcaattgaattcagGTACTTGTGAGAAATCTTCATTACTCTTTGATTTATATAAAAAGAGAAAATGTCACTAATTTCTGATTTCATGGCTCCTATTTTTGTCCCTTCCTTTGATGTATAAATGTTGATTTATCTATCTAGGTTTTATGCCCCTCCTTTATAATGTTTCTAGTTATCTATGAAAAACTATCGAAATATCGTGTAAGAAGTATAATTCTGAGGTGAATTCATTCATCACCTAAATACCCACATGGTAAAAAAAAATCGTTGTTGGAAAAGCTGGATTTATTAGAGTGCTTtactttattttaagtcttttgCTTTACTTTAATATGTCCGCTATCATTCATAATGGGAATTTTTGCAACATGCACCACCATATTCACAAGTTTTGTTTTTTGGGAAGAATTCAGCTGAGGGCAAAGATTTGGAGTTCGAATAAAATCTCAAAGTTTCACCAAAGTTTCGAAAAGAAAATTGGATAACAAAGGAAAGAgaatattaagaaaaaaaatgtgggTTCAAATTTCAATTGCATGTTTCTACATTTAgatattttgaaaaaatgaAGCAACAACTGAACCACCAACGGTTCAGATAACAGTACAAATTTGTAATCCAAGTGTATCCCTTAAACAAGTCGCAGATAATCCATGGATAAATTGTAAAATTCATAAACCAATTAATAATCCCTGACAATTTCAATTACCAAAGAATAGTTTGGAGAATCACTGGGCCAATGAAAAACTGCTAATAATTTCAGAACATAATCATTGATTCAGGAAAAATGGTTCATATGCTTCCATCACCAGGAATAAAAGCCTTACAACTGATTTCCAGTCTAATATTttgatattcagatgctgattgtTCTGCTTCTTGGGATCCATTTGATACTTAATTGTTCAAATAACACCGTATTTTTGCATATCACTGAATTCATGATAAAGATTTCAACATTTTCCTTTTTCCCGAAAGCTATATAGCTCCAATAAACAACTTGAATAAAATcagcaaaagattttttttttccctgtttttggagagggagagagaactgAACAAAAGAAATTTTTATAACTCCCTTGTTTTAATGGTATCCTTTTGATACTTTAACTGTTCAGGCAGGGGTTCTGGAGTATATTTGATATTTAGATTGCCGCCGTAGATATGCAATCATTCCAAATGAAAGATGAGGGGAATTTTCTCAAACAACAATGAAGCAAGAACTACATCCAACCAGACTTAGTTATACCTGCAGCTCCAAATACACAGGTGTCTCCTTGATAAGTACTGTTTATCACCAAAACTTGAACCACCCAGACACCTACCTTGATGAACTTTCAATGGCAAGTCTGCCAAAGAAGAGCCAAGCATTAAGCAATTGCTCTCAAAGGCAGCAACTCATGAAGAATGACTTGATGTTATAAGCAGTAATCCTGATGTTACTGGATGATTGAAACCTTAGGTCTCCTAGGCAACTGCAGGGGCTTTGTGTTCATAGTTAAGCATTTTTCTCTGCACATGTATTTGATGCACTGCAGTAGGCTGTTAATGTTGAGTATCTCATAAACAACTTATGAAGTCTTGGGTTTGAAGGTTTCATCCAATAATAATCTTCCTAGGATTCCATTACATCTTTTAGAGCTTAACATTCCACTAAGCATTTACCATAAGACAGCAACAAGTCCTAATGAATAAATCAAGCAGAAATTTTTAAATTTGCCAGCTTATAGTTGTCCATGTACATGGAGTTTATTTGACCATATTCACAGGAACAAGTTCGATATGCTTTTGTAAAAGGATTACGAGCAActgattttatttattattatagttTATTAATTTAGGATCTGAAATTTCCTCACTTTATTGCTTATAACttgaaaaaaaacaataatttgAGCTCTTAGATGGGAATTCTTAGCACTCATACAAACCATAAGCAGGAACTCAGCAGAAATGACACAACTTGTTCCACATTTGCTTCTGCAAATACAGAGTTCTTTGCAGGATGCACAAACTCGAGCAAAATCTGATCACAAATATATACACCCTCAAGCAACCGTACATTGCTTGTATCAAACATGAATATTCCATTGACCATCTATCCAAGACACATGAGTAGAAGACTGACCAAATCAACCAAATCACGATTATTATATTCAAGAGAGACAATTTTGGTCTAACAAGCAAATGAGCATCCTTACCAATGATGCCTGACACCTTGGTTCGCCATAAATCCCAACAGCTTTGAAGAGGGAACTAATGTTACAGAAGATGATCAAGGTACTAGGGCAAGGAAGCGAGTACTTCCAAAAGGGAAGCAGCAAATTGCATCTGGGTTTCCTTGTTGATTGTCAGAAAAAGAGGAACATGTACAAAAAGAGACTTAATGCCATGTTGTTCTGCGAACTGGAGTGAATGATAGTAAACATAGTTGCACACAAATCGGCCAGCATCATCTGATGGTATCACCAAGTATCccatttttgccaaggctttggTAATCTCATTCACTGGAAGAGAAGTCTGCATTTAATTAACAAGAGGTTCACATTGTTAGCTACCAAACAGAAAGAATATTTCACCTGTATGCGAAAGGATGATAAGTATAATCCAATCGAAGCCTAGAATTCACGTGCCGAGATATATTATTGCCAAGTCACTTAAACTACTTGACCCTATTCATAAATAGACAGAACCTGCATTAGATATAAAAAAGAGATGATAACTTAATCTAGACTGAACTATgacaaatgtattcacatactTTATTTTAGAATGATACTTCTTAAAGGAACTTTGAGGACTCAAGCCTTACTGAaaactctcttttcttttttggtcaaGGAACAAAATTATGCTTGATCCATTCAAATTCATATCTAAAgaaacattatttttattttttttgcaaaaaaacCAAAGAGACCTTATGTAATGCTTAAGCAGAATACGCATTTCCAAGTTATCCTAAATAATTGCTGACTACCATCTGAAAGAAAGCTACCGCTGtttcaaagaaaataatagtAAGATAAGAATAATGATAAAACAATAGCGTACTCCCCTTTCCAAGGAAATATTTTATGATCTTAAGCTAGAATCTTCATTCCTTAATAATTCATGAGTTTATAGTGATGAAACATTTAAAATGAGCCGTAATAGCCATCATACCTCTCGTGTTCGTGAAATGTCTCCATCTGAAGGGATAATGGGGACTCTCTGCAAGAAAAAATAAGAGCCAAAGTCCGTATCATAACTGGTGAATTCAATGATAAACCAAAGCAAGATATGCATATCTTACCTGAGGTTTCCATCCTAATTCATCTGGACAACGAAAAGTAGCTTCATTGATTGCTTGGTTCTCAATAGCAAACGTTGTTGAACCACTGTTAACTCCAAAATGGATCTGAAGGATAACCAGTTAATAAGCAAAACATGCATGtgttaaaattaaatatatgcatttttttttttaaaaaaaaaaaagaaactagatGCACAATGTTAATGTGGGAAACATCATTTGCCGATAGCTATTTAGGAACaaaattttccaatacatagaCAGTGAGAGATTGCAAACGTTAGTTCTTGATTGAAGTTTCCCAGACAACTGAAATAAATCAGATTATCAAGGAATTGCACAGTAAGATggtatgcttgatatgtttgaAGTTCAGCAGGGCAAATAGTATAAAATGGATAAAGAGTGAGCTTGTTTTTTTCCTAAAATTCATCACATTTTGTGTCTTGGAGTTGGAAAAGGTTATAACTTATAAGTACAGGCACAGGTTGTTCTCATATCTTGATTATGGTGGAGAAAATTTCTCAGGGTTGGCCGAACAGTGAAGTAAACtttctgagtgaagaagttaACATGCCAGTATATCCAAAAATTCAGCAGTTAGTTGCATACAGCAATTACTGAAAGTTCTGAGGCTGTAGGACTAAACTGATGACAGAAATTTAAACCCATAGCACCTTCAAATCTTTTTGGAACACAGTTTATGTCAAGCACATTGGCAGGCTTGAAAACATCATGATGCATTAATGAAGCGAAGTAACAAAAGTGATAAATCTTATGCTGTTTGTAATGTTTTCCCATACAGAAGCAAGCAAACAAGCAATTGGGAGGTGGGTCACTTCCCTTCCAAGTAAAGTGTAAAAAATCACTACTGGGTTCAAATGGTAGCAGCCTACCACCAGCTTTTCATGGTGCATAATAACTGTCAAGGTTCTATACCTAATCCTGTTTATTAGGATACACAGTACACCCAGATAAATTATCATGTTTAGATGCAGACAAAATTTCAAACAAACTTCAcaggaagcaaaaaaaaaaaaagctgtccAAAGTAAAGAAAAACTAAGGGTAATTATTTTCTTTATACTTCATTGGAAAATACTTATTTGCCCAATATCATCATGATCATAGAAAGCCTTAGATCTTAcagaaataagaaagaaaatagataaCCGACCAAAATAACTCGCCCAGCATTTGAGGATTCACCGTCGCGGCCCGCTGCAGCTGACTCCAAGATATTATAAAGAGGAGCAAGTGCCCCCTCTCCCGCAACCTCGAGAACATTGCAGCTCCCAAGAACAAGGCCTTTTGGCAATCCTTTCTTCTGCATATACCCCTTCAGATTTCTTACAATTGTTTCTGTTGGGTTCTCTGACACCCCATGAAATTGTTTGAATCCAGTAACATGAATTGTTGTCACTGAAGTCCCTTCTGAACCCATTTATCGATAATATTAACTATGCTTGACAGTGTATTTTTTATTCGCAACttggttataaatgaaaaaaaatctgTTCCAGCAAATAAAGGAGGAAATCTTAGTATAGCAGTACAAAAATTGTAGTATAGAAAtgatatcaaagaaaaaaatatcatcTGAGAACAGATTGCATTCTCTCAAGCAATAAAACCAAAATGGAGGAGGAATTGGTACACCAGGCTATCTGAAAGGGTAAAAACATTGTTGCCAAGATTGTAAAAAAGAAGGGTCCCAGGTAAACATATAAGTAAAGTGATGGAAAAATATCATTAGAAGagaaattttttataaaaaaaaaaaatccatcatATAAGAATTAAGAATTGCTGAAAGTAATACCAATCAT encodes the following:
- the LOC103722671 gene encoding molybdopterin synthase sulfur carrier subunit isoform X2 — its product is MAEESKDACDANKAVEVIKMQKTSDMAEMEVGPLIQVKVLFFARARELTGLTDISLLMPPRSTARDCMSKLLNKFPKLEEIYNSMVVALNEEYAPESTVLRNSDELAIIPPISGG
- the LOC103722671 gene encoding molybdopterin synthase sulfur carrier subunit isoform X1 is translated as MRDLNITSVIPPFQERGRLRPWQKNPKKTSDMAEMEVGPLIQVKVLFFARARELTGLTDISLLMPPRSTARDCMSKLLNKFPKLEEIYNSMVVALNEEYAPESTVLRNSDELAIIPPISGG
- the LOC103722670 gene encoding pyrrolidone-carboxylate peptidase-like is translated as MGSEGTSVTTIHVTGFKQFHGVSENPTETIVRNLKGYMQKKGLPKGLVLGSCNVLEVAGEGALAPLYNILESAAAGRDGESSNAGRVILIHFGVNSGSTTFAIENQAINEATFRCPDELGWKPQRVPIIPSDGDISRTRETSLPVNEITKALAKMGYLVIPSDDAGRFVCNYVYYHSLQFAEQHGIKSLFVHVPLFLTINKETQMQFAASLLEVLASLP